From Capra hircus breed San Clemente chromosome 1, ASM170441v1, whole genome shotgun sequence, the proteins below share one genomic window:
- the SLC25A36 gene encoding solute carrier family 25 member 36 isoform X1, with the protein MSQRDTLVHLFAGGCGGTVGAILTCPLEVVKTRLQSSSVTLYISEVQLSTMAGASVNRVVSPGPLHCLKVILEKEGPRSLFRGLGPNLVGVAPSRAIYFAAYSNCKEKLNGLFDPDSTQVHMISAAMAGFTAITATNPIWLIKTRLQLDARNRGEKRMGAFECVRKVYQTDGLRGFYRGMSASYAGISETVIHFVIYESIKQKLLEYKIASTMENEEESVKEASDFVGMMLAAATSKTCATSIAYPHEVVRTRLREEGTKYRSFFQTLSLLVQEEGYGSLYRGLTTHLVRQIPNTAIMMATYELVVYLLNG; encoded by the exons ATGTGGTGGTACAGTGGGAGCTATTCTGACATGTCCACTGGAAGTTGTGAAAACACGGCTGCAGTCGTCTTCTGTGACACTTTATATCTCTGAAGTTCAGCTGAGCACCATGGCCGGAGCCAGTGTCAATCGAGTAGTGTCTCCTGGACCTCTCCATTGTCTAAA ggtGATCTTGGAAAAAGAAGGGCCTCGTTCCCTATTTAGAGGATTAGGCCCCAATTTGGTGGGGGTGGCCCCTTCCag agCCATATACTTTGCTGCTTATTCAAACTGCAAGGAAAAGTTGAATGGTTTATTTGATCCTGATTCTACCCAGGTACACATGATTTCAGCTGCAATGGCAG GTTTTACTGCAATCACAGCGACCAACCCCATTTGGCTTATAAAGACTCGATTACAGCTCGATGCAAG GAACCGTGGGGAAAAGCGAATGGGTGCTTTCGAGTGTGTCCGTAAAGTGTATCAGACAGATGGACTTAGAGGATTTTATAGGGGCATGTCTGCTTCATATGCTGGCATATCAGAGACTGTCATCCAttttgttatatatgaaagtattAAGCAAAAACTACTAGAATATAAGATTGCTTCTACAATGGAAAACGAAGAAGAGTCTGTAAAAGAAGCGTCCGATTTTGTGGGAATGATGCTAGCTGCCGCCACCTCAAAAACGTGTGCCACAAGTATAGCGTATCCACACG AAGTTGTAAGAACAAGACTGCGTGAAGAGGGAACAAAATATAGATCCTTTTTTCAGACACTGTCTTTGCTTGTTCAAGAAGAAGGCTATGGCTCTCTTTACCGTGGTCTGACAACGCATCTGGTGAGACAGATTCCAAACACAGCCATTATGATGGCCACCTATGAGCTGGTGGTCTACCTGCTCAATGGATAG
- the SLC25A36 gene encoding solute carrier family 25 member 36 isoform X2, with product MSQRDTLVHLFAGGCGGTVGAILTCPLEVVKTRLQSSSVTLYISEVQLSTMAGASVNRVVSPGPLHCLKVILEKEGPRSLFRGLGPNLVGVAPSRAIYFAAYSNCKEKLNGLFDPDSTQVHMISAAMAGFTAITATNPIWLIKTRLQLDARNRGEKRMGAFECVRKVYQTDGLRGFYRGMSASYAGISETVIHFVIYESIKQKLLEYKIASTMENEEESVKEASDFVGMMLAAATSKTCATSIAYPHGERTGRSCKNKTA from the exons ATGTGGTGGTACAGTGGGAGCTATTCTGACATGTCCACTGGAAGTTGTGAAAACACGGCTGCAGTCGTCTTCTGTGACACTTTATATCTCTGAAGTTCAGCTGAGCACCATGGCCGGAGCCAGTGTCAATCGAGTAGTGTCTCCTGGACCTCTCCATTGTCTAAA ggtGATCTTGGAAAAAGAAGGGCCTCGTTCCCTATTTAGAGGATTAGGCCCCAATTTGGTGGGGGTGGCCCCTTCCag agCCATATACTTTGCTGCTTATTCAAACTGCAAGGAAAAGTTGAATGGTTTATTTGATCCTGATTCTACCCAGGTACACATGATTTCAGCTGCAATGGCAG GTTTTACTGCAATCACAGCGACCAACCCCATTTGGCTTATAAAGACTCGATTACAGCTCGATGCAAG GAACCGTGGGGAAAAGCGAATGGGTGCTTTCGAGTGTGTCCGTAAAGTGTATCAGACAGATGGACTTAGAGGATTTTATAGGGGCATGTCTGCTTCATATGCTGGCATATCAGAGACTGTCATCCAttttgttatatatgaaagtattAAGCAAAAACTACTAGAATATAAGATTGCTTCTACAATGGAAAACGAAGAAGAGTCTGTAAAAGAAGCGTCCGATTTTGTGGGAATGATGCTAGCTGCCGCCACCTCAAAAACGTGTGCCACAAGTATAGCGTATCCACACGGTGAGAGGACGGGACG AAGTTGTAAGAACAAGACTGCGTGA